The proteins below are encoded in one region of Tessaracoccus aquimaris:
- a CDS encoding helix-turn-helix transcriptional regulator encodes MRQLRAAMQQIGATVREVRVERGMTQDGLAVAAGVSRPTVARIETGYGVAMPSLQAVAKVLRLKVNVSVERTDA; translated from the coding sequence ATGAGGCAGTTGCGCGCCGCGATGCAGCAGATCGGCGCAACCGTGCGCGAGGTTCGCGTGGAGCGTGGCATGACTCAGGACGGGTTGGCTGTCGCAGCAGGGGTGTCTCGCCCGACGGTGGCCAGGATCGAGACCGGGTACGGGGTGGCGATGCCGTCGCTGCAGGCCGTGGCGAAGGTGCTGAGGCTGAAGGTCAACGTCAGCGTGGAGCGCACGGATGCCTGA
- a CDS encoding DEAD/DEAH box helicase — translation MASPSIDTFREIVPLIYSYDTPDMPKYDGWEKIGYTEQGTADKRIAQQGGQFNIQKRKRWARRAFFNTESGGWFRDHHFHEFLRQQRIERETQPKRTEWHRFDNAPKTSLDYFNDFIGSNFDDLQAGGEDDYDLRPEQRRAVDQALDAFTGSSKEVLWNAKPRFGKTLTTYHLMRELGVKKALIVTNRPAIANSWYDDFTRYIGHQTTFKFVSESASLADRSPMTRAQWRQHAMENEDLDPRIVEFVSLQDLKGSQYFGGEHAKLKHIADFEWDLLVIDEAHEGVDTAKTDVAFDQIKRDYTLHLSGTPFKALASGRFDAEEIFNWTYEDEQTARQNWDDESQDNPYAALPTLNMLTYQVSRMITDRLAEGVAIEEDGENVDYTFKLSEFFSTKDNGHFQYEADVIRFLDTLTTNEKYPFSTPELRDEVRHSFWLLNRVDAARALQKLLGVHPVFKDYTVVLAAGDGRLNEDDPAVIGKSLDKVREAIADAEGRGGKTITLSVGQLTTGVTVPEWTAVIMLATLDSPAQYMQAAFRAQNPHTFQRGGSVYQKQNAYIFDFAPERTLRVFDAFANNLNPNPSGNPSVRQNNIRRLLNFFPILGEDSDGTMIELDASQVLTFPQVFKAREVVRRGFMSNLLFDNISGIFRYTEHVKEILDKLPVAKQGKAIKGAPIELPEPIPVTDHQGNVQVDHATVINPKIAELGKPVWRVVDLPKASPDAPAAKAARQVARAVSSITSDKRKELQEAYDLTAAQTKRDTERTEKVVEAKVERAFVEHNIATKHLEHEAEEAATEADRSAVEARIEEEKAAFAARIQAIANEAVEQLVPEIVTREEHRKVQKRADKSMDEVRDRLRGFSRTIPMFLMAYGTRDTRLSNFDDFTPDDVFQEITGITEEQFRLLRDGQEVIDEEGQTVRVPGLFDEAVFDQSMQEFLNKKEELADYFDESLTEDIFAYIPQPKTSLVFTPKAVVQRMVDILEDANPGIFHDPTKTFADLFSTAGLFLMELVRRLDAGLADQIPDQSERLKHILTKQLFELSHNEILHRITIEAVSGGVVERKEWMEESKHYRFENLATMTPDERQQLVDDMLAEGA, via the coding sequence ATGGCTAGCCCCAGCATCGACACCTTCCGCGAGATCGTCCCGCTGATCTACTCCTACGACACGCCGGACATGCCCAAGTACGACGGTTGGGAGAAGATCGGCTACACCGAGCAGGGCACGGCCGACAAGCGCATCGCGCAGCAGGGCGGCCAGTTCAACATCCAGAAGCGAAAGCGGTGGGCCCGGCGCGCGTTCTTCAACACCGAGTCCGGCGGCTGGTTCCGCGACCATCACTTCCACGAGTTCCTGCGCCAGCAGAGGATCGAGCGCGAGACCCAGCCGAAGAGGACCGAGTGGCACCGCTTCGACAACGCGCCCAAGACCTCGCTGGACTACTTCAACGACTTCATCGGCAGCAACTTCGACGACCTGCAGGCCGGCGGCGAGGACGACTACGACCTGCGCCCCGAACAGCGACGCGCCGTCGACCAGGCCCTGGATGCCTTCACTGGCAGCTCCAAGGAGGTCCTCTGGAACGCCAAGCCGCGTTTCGGCAAGACCTTGACGACCTACCACTTGATGCGCGAGCTGGGCGTGAAGAAGGCGCTCATCGTTACCAACCGCCCGGCGATCGCCAACTCTTGGTACGACGACTTCACCCGCTACATCGGCCACCAGACCACGTTCAAGTTCGTCTCCGAGTCCGCCTCGCTGGCCGATCGCTCCCCGATGACGCGCGCCCAGTGGCGCCAGCACGCCATGGAGAACGAGGACCTTGACCCGCGTATCGTCGAGTTCGTCTCGCTGCAGGACCTCAAGGGGTCCCAGTACTTCGGCGGCGAGCACGCCAAGCTGAAGCACATCGCGGACTTCGAGTGGGACCTGCTGGTCATCGACGAGGCCCACGAGGGCGTGGACACCGCCAAGACCGACGTCGCCTTCGACCAGATCAAGCGCGACTACACGCTGCACCTGTCGGGAACCCCGTTCAAGGCGCTCGCCTCGGGCCGCTTCGACGCCGAGGAGATCTTCAACTGGACCTACGAGGACGAGCAGACCGCGCGCCAGAACTGGGACGACGAGAGCCAGGACAACCCCTACGCGGCGCTGCCGACCCTCAACATGCTGACCTACCAGGTCTCGCGTATGATCACCGACCGCCTGGCCGAGGGCGTCGCCATCGAGGAGGACGGCGAGAACGTCGACTACACCTTCAAGCTCAGCGAGTTCTTCTCCACCAAGGACAACGGCCACTTCCAGTACGAGGCCGACGTCATCCGCTTCCTCGACACCCTCACCACCAACGAGAAGTACCCCTTCTCCACGCCGGAACTGCGCGACGAGGTGCGCCACTCCTTCTGGCTGCTCAACCGGGTCGACGCGGCTAGGGCACTCCAGAAGCTGCTGGGGGTGCACCCCGTCTTCAAGGACTACACAGTGGTGCTCGCGGCCGGCGACGGCCGCCTCAACGAGGACGACCCGGCCGTGATCGGTAAGTCACTCGACAAGGTCCGCGAAGCGATCGCCGACGCCGAGGGCCGGGGCGGCAAGACCATTACCCTGTCCGTCGGGCAGCTGACCACCGGCGTCACCGTGCCCGAGTGGACCGCCGTGATCATGCTGGCCACCCTCGACTCCCCGGCGCAGTACATGCAGGCCGCGTTTCGGGCCCAGAACCCCCACACCTTCCAGCGCGGCGGCAGCGTTTACCAGAAGCAGAACGCCTACATCTTCGACTTCGCGCCGGAGCGCACCCTGCGGGTCTTCGACGCCTTCGCCAACAACCTGAACCCCAACCCGTCGGGCAATCCGTCCGTCCGCCAGAACAACATCCGGCGCCTTCTCAACTTCTTCCCGATCCTCGGCGAGGACTCCGACGGGACGATGATCGAGCTCGACGCCTCGCAGGTGCTGACCTTCCCGCAGGTATTCAAGGCCCGCGAGGTCGTGCGCCGCGGCTTCATGTCCAACCTGCTCTTCGACAACATCTCGGGCATCTTCCGCTACACCGAGCACGTCAAGGAGATCCTCGACAAGCTCCCCGTGGCGAAGCAGGGCAAGGCGATCAAGGGTGCCCCGATCGAACTGCCCGAGCCCATCCCCGTCACCGACCACCAGGGCAACGTCCAGGTCGACCACGCAACGGTCATCAACCCTAAGATCGCCGAGCTGGGCAAGCCCGTGTGGCGCGTCGTGGACCTGCCCAAGGCCTCTCCCGACGCGCCGGCGGCCAAGGCTGCCCGCCAAGTCGCGCGTGCCGTGTCCAGCATCACCAGCGACAAGCGCAAGGAGCTGCAGGAGGCCTACGACCTCACCGCGGCTCAGACCAAGCGCGACACCGAGCGCACCGAGAAGGTCGTCGAGGCCAAGGTCGAGCGCGCCTTTGTCGAGCACAACATCGCCACCAAGCATCTGGAGCACGAGGCCGAGGAAGCCGCCACCGAGGCGGACCGCAGCGCGGTCGAGGCCAGGATCGAGGAGGAGAAGGCCGCCTTCGCCGCCAGGATCCAGGCCATCGCCAACGAGGCCGTGGAGCAGCTCGTCCCCGAGATCGTCACCCGCGAGGAGCACCGCAAGGTCCAGAAGAGGGCCGACAAGTCGATGGACGAGGTGCGCGATCGCCTGCGCGGCTTCTCCCGCACCATCCCCATGTTCCTCATGGCCTACGGCACCAGGGACACCCGGCTGTCCAACTTCGACGACTTCACCCCCGACGACGTGTTCCAGGAGATCACCGGCATCACCGAGGAGCAGTTCCGCCTCCTGCGCGACGGCCAGGAGGTCATCGACGAGGAAGGCCAGACGGTGCGGGTACCCGGGCTCTTTGACGAGGCCGTCTTCGACCAGTCGATGCAGGAATTCCTCAATAAGAAGGAGGAGCTCGCCGACTACTTCGACGAGTCCCTGACCGAGGACATCTTCGCCTACATCCCGCAACCGAAGACCTCCCTGGTGTTCACGCCGAAGGCAGTCGTCCAGCGGATGGTCGACATCCTCGAAGACGCCAACCCCGGCATATTCCACGACCCGACCAAGACGTTCGCCGACCTGTTCTCGACCGCCGGGCTATTCCTGATGGAGCTAGTGCGCCGCCTCGACGCCGGCCTCGCAGACCAGATCCCCGATCAGAGCGAGCGGCTCAAGCACATCCTCACCAAGCAGCTCTTCGAGCTCAGCCACAACGAGATCCTGCACCGCATCACCATCGAGGCCGTGTCCGGCGGAGTAGTCGAGCGCAAGGAGTGGATGGAGGAGTCCAAGCACTACCGGTTCGAGAACCTCGCCACGATGACCCCCGACGAACGCCAGCAGCTTGTCGATGACATGCTGGCCGAAGGAGCATGA